A window of the Hordeum vulgare subsp. vulgare chromosome 5H, MorexV3_pseudomolecules_assembly, whole genome shotgun sequence genome harbors these coding sequences:
- the LOC123453100 gene encoding pectin acetylesterase 3-like, protein MGEKMRMTKLWALPLVVLVLGASAPSVPAVPITILTSAVAKGAVCMDGTPPAYHMDPGSGAGKKSWIVNLEGGGWCESVMACMYRKGSRLGSSNLMERQLEFRGILSSNPAENPDFYSWNRVMVRYCDGASFTGEGYNAGSKVYFRGQRIWNAVMQHLLSIGMSSADQVLLAGGSAGGLSAILHCDQFGTFFAGRSTTVKCLADAGLFLDAVDISGGRTLRSYFGGIVATHGVAQNLPRSCTGHLDATSCFFPQNIIGSINTPIFLLNAAYDTWQIHESLAPDVADHNGTWRACKSNRLACNASQMKVLQAFRDQMVGIVQGLSRSKSYGLFINSCFTHGQSKVPATWNANGSPTIHNKSIAKSVSDWYFGRAEVRAIDCPYPCDHTCHHDM, encoded by the exons ATGGGGgagaagatgaggatgaccaagCTTTGGGCGCTTCCTCTTGTGGTTTTGGTCCTCGGGGCGTCGGCGCCGAGCGTACCGGCGGTGCCTATCACCATCCTCACGTCCGCCGTCGCCAAGGGGGCCG TGTGCATGGATGGTACGCCGCCGGCCTACCACATGGACCCGGGGTCCGGTGCAGGGAAGAAGAGCTGGATCGTCAACCTGGAG GGAGGCGGATGGTGCGAGAGCGTGATGGCGTGCATGTACCGCaagggcagccgcctcggctcctcGAACCTCATGGAGAGGCAGCTGGAGTTCCGTGGCATCTTGAGCTCCAACCCCGCTGAGAACCCTG ATTTCTACAGCTGGAACCGGGTGATGGTCCGCTACTGCGACGGCGCGTCCTTCACCGGCGAAGGCTACAACGCGGGCTCGAAGGTCTATTTCCGGGGCCAGCGCATTTGGAACGCCGTCATGCAGCACCTCCTCTCCATTGGGATGTCGTCGGCGGATCAGGTGCTGCTGGCGGGCGGCTCCGCCGGGGGGCTGTCGGCGATCCTGCACTGCGACCAGTTCGGCACCTTCTTCGCCGGCCGGAGCACCACCGTCAAGTGTCTCGCCGACGCAGGACTCTTCCTGGACGC CGTCGACATCTCCGGCGGCCGTACTTTGAGATCCTATTTCGGAGGCATTGTAGCCACGCATGGGGTGGCTCAGAACCTGCCCAGGAGTTGCACCGGTCATCTCGACGCCACCTCG TGCTTCTTCCCCCAGAATATAATCGGCAGCATAAATACCCCCATCTTCCTGCTGAATGCAGCCTACGATACCTGGCAG ATCCATGAAAGCCTGGCCCCGGACGTGGCCGACCACAACGGCACGTGGCGAGCCTGCAAGTCCAATCGTTTAGCTTGCAACGCATCCCAGATGAAAGTCTTGCAAG CTTTCAGGGACCAGATGGTGGGAATTGTCCAAGGCTTGTCCCGCTCCAAGAGCTACGGCCTCTTCATCAACTCGTGCTTCACGCACGGCCAGTCCAAAGTCCCGGCTACTTGGAATGCAAATGGCTCTCCTACTATTCATAATAAG AGCATTGCGAAATCTGTGAGTGACTGGTACTTTGGCCGGGCTGAAGTGAGGGCCATCGATTGCCCCTACCCCTGCGACCACACATGCCATCACGACATGTGA